The proteins below come from a single Zhouia spongiae genomic window:
- a CDS encoding cation transporter translates to MYKSIFVITKMDCPSEENLIRMKLDSIPSIENLDFDIPNRRLTVYHNGETDHIEKSILELDLGGKKILTEKTEQTTFVENKNQKKLLWTVLTINFSFFMIEMTTGLFSKSMGLIADSLDMLADSFVYGISLLAVGRALTRKKQIAKLAGYFQITLAIIGFIEVLRRFFGSGDLPDYNLMIYISVLALIANGICLYILQKSKSKEEVHMKASMIFTSNDVIINLGVIFAGLLVNWLNSNKPDLVVGSVVFILVSQGAFRILKLST, encoded by the coding sequence ATGTATAAGTCAATATTTGTGATTACCAAAATGGACTGTCCGTCTGAGGAAAACCTGATCCGGATGAAATTAGACAGTATCCCAAGTATTGAAAATCTTGACTTTGATATTCCCAACCGGAGATTGACAGTATATCATAATGGAGAGACGGATCACATTGAAAAATCTATTCTCGAACTGGATTTAGGAGGGAAAAAGATACTAACCGAAAAAACAGAACAAACGACATTCGTAGAAAACAAAAATCAGAAAAAACTACTATGGACAGTTCTGACGATCAACTTCTCATTTTTTATGATAGAAATGACAACCGGACTGTTCTCTAAATCGATGGGGTTGATAGCTGACAGTCTGGACATGTTGGCCGATAGCTTTGTTTACGGTATCAGCTTACTGGCTGTAGGCAGGGCACTTACCAGAAAAAAACAAATTGCCAAACTTGCCGGTTATTTTCAGATAACATTGGCTATCATAGGGTTTATTGAAGTTTTAAGACGTTTTTTCGGCTCGGGTGACCTCCCCGATTATAACCTCATGATTTATATTTCTGTATTGGCCTTAATTGCAAACGGAATTTGTCTTTACATTTTACAAAAATCAAAAAGTAAAGAAGAAGTACATATGAAAGCGAGCATGATTTTTACCTCCAACGATGTCATCATTAATTTGGGTGTTATATTTGCAGGCCTGCTGGTTAATTGGCTGAATTCAAACAAACCCGACCTCG
- a CDS encoding Lrp/AsnC family transcriptional regulator, whose translation MRPLDDYDKKILRFLQQNNRITTEELSNKINLSQSAIQRRITKLRNDNIIEADISIISPKAIGIGVTCVIDVILYEGNSRAIDEFKIAMTKCPEVTQCYYVTGTYDFVLITQTRDMQHFEEFQKTHLMDNKHLKHFYTHVIMDKVKINYGITI comes from the coding sequence ATGCGCCCGCTTGATGATTACGATAAAAAAATACTCCGGTTTCTTCAACAGAATAATAGAATAACAACCGAAGAACTCAGCAATAAGATAAACTTAAGCCAAAGTGCCATACAACGCAGAATTACAAAACTGAGAAACGATAATATCATCGAAGCTGACATTTCTATTATTTCTCCCAAAGCAATAGGTATTGGAGTTACCTGTGTTATTGACGTAATACTCTATGAGGGAAATTCCAGAGCTATCGATGAATTTAAAATCGCCATGACGAAGTGCCCGGAAGTAACGCAATGCTATTATGTAACCGGAACATATGATTTTGTCTTAATTACCCAAACCAGGGATATGCAACACTTTGAAGAGTTTCAAAAAACACATCTTATGGATAATAAACATCTCAAACATTTTTACACTCACGTAATAATGGATAAAGTAAAAATAAACTATGGGATAACGATCTAA
- a CDS encoding GNAT family N-acetyltransferase gives MIEIKNSELNDVENILEFYREAIAYQKKKNGIPWQITERSSIEKEVKESRQYKLMVGNEIACIWVVAFNDHEIWRDKDSEPSVYLHRIATNPKFRGRNLVSEVITWAKGFALKNHKRYLRLDTAGINPGLITKYVQNGFKFIDTTEIGVSDSLPAHYHNAQICLFEMNLHS, from the coding sequence ATGATAGAAATAAAAAACAGTGAATTAAACGATGTTGAGAATATTCTGGAATTTTATAGAGAGGCAATTGCTTATCAGAAGAAAAAGAATGGGATACCGTGGCAAATAACAGAACGAAGCAGCATCGAAAAAGAGGTTAAAGAGAGCAGGCAGTATAAGTTAATGGTAGGAAATGAGATTGCCTGTATTTGGGTTGTTGCTTTTAACGATCATGAAATATGGAGAGACAAGGATTCTGAGCCGAGTGTCTACTTACATAGGATTGCTACAAATCCAAAATTCAGGGGACGTAATCTGGTCTCTGAAGTAATAACATGGGCAAAAGGATTTGCTCTTAAAAACCATAAAAGGTATTTAAGGTTAGATACGGCCGGGATAAATCCGGGGTTAATAACAAAATATGTTCAGAATGGTTTTAAATTTATAGACACTACTGAAATAGGGGTGTCGGATAGCTTGCCTGCACATTACCATAATGCGCAGATCTGCCTTTTTGAAATGAACTTACACTCATAA
- a CDS encoding PH domain-containing protein, whose protein sequence is MKFNSKKDVLFSFIILGTNAFLIGITIAGMINGEMKKDEYWVLIPILAVIGLLFWMYFGTNYELSEENGLLYRCGPFNGKINVNRITEIIKGKTLWVGFRPATSKNGLIIKYDRYNEIYISPKTNESFIRKILHLNKNIKITE, encoded by the coding sequence ATGAAATTCAACAGTAAAAAAGACGTCTTATTCAGCTTCATAATTCTTGGAACGAATGCATTTCTGATTGGAATCACAATAGCAGGAATGATAAACGGAGAGATGAAAAAAGACGAATACTGGGTGCTCATTCCGATACTGGCTGTTATCGGACTCCTCTTCTGGATGTATTTCGGAACGAATTATGAACTATCTGAAGAAAACGGACTGCTATACCGGTGCGGACCTTTTAATGGAAAAATAAATGTTAACCGAATAACCGAAATCATAAAAGGGAAAACACTTTGGGTCGGATTCAGACCGGCAACCTCCAAAAATGGACTGATTATAAAATATGACAGGTACAATGAAATTTACATAAGCCCGAAAACGAACGAATCCTTTATTAGAAAAATACTGCACCTGAATAAAAACATAAAAATAACGGAATGA
- a CDS encoding MarR family winged helix-turn-helix transcriptional regulator, with protein MKDSKHEISARQRLGITLYETYQHVFDKSQVFFEKFGLTSQQFNVLSILDEADTPLSTSDILKRMIEKNAGVSRLVDRLILKGLIEKKINVNDRRLIDVKLTSDGEKLCKQVFSHLSEIEEIYGSLTDKEVETLSNLLSKLIVQPPCSNN; from the coding sequence GTGAAAGATTCCAAACACGAGATTTCCGCCAGACAGAGGCTTGGCATTACCTTATATGAGACCTATCAGCATGTGTTTGATAAGTCTCAGGTCTTTTTTGAGAAATTCGGCCTAACCTCACAGCAGTTTAATGTATTATCTATTTTAGATGAGGCAGACACACCGCTTTCTACCTCCGATATACTAAAGAGAATGATAGAGAAAAATGCGGGTGTATCCCGATTGGTAGACCGTCTGATCCTGAAAGGCCTGATAGAAAAAAAAATTAATGTCAACGACAGAAGGTTAATTGATGTCAAACTAACCTCAGATGGTGAAAAATTATGCAAACAGGTCTTCAGTCATTTATCTGAAATAGAGGAAATATACGGATCGCTTACCGATAAGGAAGTTGAAACACTTAGCAATCTTCTGTCTAAACTTATAGTACAACCACCGTGTTCGAATAATTAA
- a CDS encoding SDR family NAD(P)-dependent oxidoreductase, with amino-acid sequence MKRFENKVAFITGGNSGIGKAVAMLMAREGAKVVIADIKKDQQAIDDLLKEGREIKFVACDVSKPDEVEAAIATTVAAFGSLDIAVNNAGIVDSSPIHEKPVEEWQRVLNVNLNGVFYGMKYQIIQMRNQPSGGAIVNIGSIMSQVAEFGIGSYASSKHGLVGLTKVAALENGVNNIRVNAIGPGYIETPLLMDNAGQGSEYRTYMESKHAMKRLGKPEEIAKAVLFLASEDASFCTGAYLPVDGGYLIQ; translated from the coding sequence ATGAAAAGGTTTGAAAATAAAGTAGCATTTATAACCGGAGGTAATTCGGGAATAGGTAAAGCCGTTGCCATGTTAATGGCCAGAGAAGGCGCCAAAGTGGTCATAGCTGATATTAAAAAGGACCAACAGGCCATAGACGACCTCTTGAAAGAAGGTCGCGAAATAAAGTTCGTTGCTTGTGATGTATCAAAACCTGATGAAGTAGAAGCTGCCATAGCAACAACAGTGGCTGCTTTTGGAAGTCTTGATATTGCAGTAAATAATGCAGGTATTGTCGACTCTTCCCCAATTCACGAGAAACCCGTTGAAGAATGGCAACGTGTATTAAATGTTAATCTTAACGGTGTCTTCTACGGAATGAAATATCAGATAATCCAAATGAGGAATCAACCATCGGGTGGAGCAATTGTTAATATAGGATCTATTATGAGTCAGGTTGCCGAATTTGGAATTGGATCGTATGCGTCTTCAAAACATGGTCTTGTTGGCCTTACAAAAGTAGCTGCCTTAGAAAACGGAGTTAATAACATCCGGGTGAACGCTATAGGTCCGGGATACATAGAAACACCTTTGTTGATGGATAATGCGGGACAAGGTTCGGAATACAGAACTTATATGGAATCAAAACATGCTATGAAAAGGCTCGGAAAACCGGAAGAAATTGCTAAGGCGGTTCTATTTTTGGCATCCGAGGACGCCAGTTTCTGCACCGGTGCGTATTTACCTGTAGACGGTGGTTATCTCATTCAATAA
- a CDS encoding ABC-F family ATP-binding cassette domain-containing protein, producing the protein MISVNGLTVAFSARTLFKDVNFVINPNDKIALMGKNGAGKSTMMKIIAGEKQANKGSIQCAPETVIAYLPQHLLTEDNCTVFEETSKAFGHIFEMKREMEELNKQLETRTDYESEEYMKIIERVSELGEKFYSIEDTNYDAEVEKALLGLGFKRSDFTRNTSEFSGGWRMRIELAKILLKKPDLVLLDEPTNHIDIESVIWLEDFLKNKAKAVIVISHDKTFIDNITNRTIEVTMGRIYDYKANYSHYLSLREERRAQQIKEYNEQQKLIKETKRFIEQFKGTYSKTNQVSSRQRMLEKMELVEIDEIDNSSMHLRFPPSERSGDFPVTVKDLSKSYGDNTIFQDANMSIARGEKVSFVGRNGEGKSTMIKIIMGEIDFDGHAQLGHNAKVGYFAQNQASLLDNDLTVFETVDSVAEGEIRKEIKNILGAFMFSGDAIDKKVQYLSGGEKTRLAMVKLLLEPVNVLILDEPTNHLDLKSKDVLKEALMKFDGTLILVSHDRAFLEGLSQKVFEFKDQRVIEHFETIDEFLERNRVEQLKHLDL; encoded by the coding sequence ATGATTTCAGTAAACGGACTTACGGTAGCGTTTAGTGCGAGAACCTTGTTCAAAGATGTAAACTTTGTGATCAACCCGAACGACAAGATCGCATTAATGGGGAAAAATGGAGCGGGGAAGTCTACCATGATGAAAATTATAGCAGGGGAGAAGCAAGCTAACAAAGGGAGTATTCAGTGTGCTCCTGAAACTGTAATAGCCTACCTTCCTCAGCACTTGTTAACTGAAGATAACTGTACCGTTTTTGAAGAGACTTCCAAGGCTTTCGGTCACATATTCGAGATGAAGCGGGAGATGGAAGAGCTCAATAAGCAATTGGAAACCCGGACAGATTATGAGTCTGAGGAGTATATGAAGATCATTGAACGGGTAAGCGAATTGGGCGAAAAGTTCTATTCGATAGAAGATACCAATTACGATGCGGAAGTAGAAAAGGCTTTGCTGGGTTTAGGGTTTAAACGTTCTGATTTTACGCGCAATACTTCTGAATTTAGCGGGGGGTGGCGTATGCGTATAGAGTTGGCAAAAATACTTTTAAAGAAGCCCGATCTGGTACTGCTCGATGAGCCTACCAACCATATTGATATCGAGTCGGTTATTTGGTTAGAAGATTTCTTAAAGAATAAAGCTAAGGCGGTGATTGTTATATCACACGATAAAACTTTTATCGACAATATTACCAACAGAACCATAGAGGTTACTATGGGGCGTATTTACGATTATAAAGCCAACTACTCGCATTACCTTTCCCTACGTGAAGAGCGTAGAGCACAACAGATAAAAGAATACAACGAGCAACAAAAACTGATTAAAGAAACCAAGCGTTTTATAGAGCAGTTTAAAGGAACCTATTCTAAAACAAACCAAGTGAGTTCGCGCCAGCGGATGCTGGAAAAGATGGAGCTTGTAGAGATAGACGAAATAGATAACTCGTCTATGCATTTACGTTTTCCGCCTTCGGAACGTTCAGGCGATTTCCCGGTAACGGTAAAAGATTTAAGTAAATCGTACGGAGATAATACGATATTTCAAGATGCGAACATGTCTATTGCCCGTGGAGAGAAAGTCTCTTTTGTAGGTAGAAACGGAGAAGGGAAATCGACCATGATCAAGATCATTATGGGAGAAATAGATTTTGATGGTCATGCACAATTAGGTCACAATGCCAAGGTGGGTTATTTTGCTCAGAATCAAGCTTCGTTACTCGATAACGATCTAACCGTTTTTGAGACGGTAGATAGTGTCGCAGAAGGGGAGATAAGAAAAGAGATAAAAAATATTCTCGGAGCATTTATGTTCTCGGGCGATGCTATTGATAAAAAAGTACAATACCTTTCGGGAGGGGAGAAAACCCGATTGGCAATGGTAAAGCTGTTGTTGGAGCCTGTGAATGTCTTAATTCTCGACGAACCTACGAATCACCTCGATTTAAAATCGAAGGATGTATTAAAGGAGGCTTTAATGAAGTTTGACGGTACGCTGATTCTCGTATCTCACGACCGTGCCTTTTTAGAAGGATTATCGCAAAAGGTATTTGAATTTAAAGACCAGCGTGTTATTGAGCATTTTGAAACCATCGATGAGTTTTTAGAAAGAAACCGTGTTGAACAGTTAAAGCATTTAGATTTGTGA
- a CDS encoding RDD family protein → MEKIKQFTIKNRLAITLIIVIAGLLREVLRIGTSELNVWVYRFLNLFTTSRFRINSITYSNYNTDFYIGLSDFLNVVYFVLFILGLYLLYKSNEKESRLIRFCYAILIGLAFISIIEKVFILGKSLMGSLTIGPPPVTWYVYVLTDVLLLLVVFYMLSYYNSLKELIKNTDEYINDFKKYSSRAYASMGQRFFHYITDTVIFFILIYFNFFSTARIFFFDDYNEVMNNETTMTLVMMIVPIILFFGYYFFFELFLGATPAKFLTETRVISRNREGKLKPLNILIRSVSRKIPFNPLSFLSSEEGYKKGSRTLQENDMYRVIGWHDQLSNTVVAKEVNDGISGKRYLWILLIVFLALIIYLVKAFVDSVYGLF, encoded by the coding sequence ATGGAGAAGATTAAACAATTTACAATTAAAAACCGCTTAGCTATTACCCTTATCATCGTCATTGCAGGGCTTCTTAGGGAAGTTTTAAGGATAGGAACTTCTGAATTAAATGTATGGGTGTACAGATTTTTAAATCTGTTTACGACAAGCCGTTTCAGGATAAATAGTATAACGTATAGTAATTATAATACAGATTTTTATATAGGCTTAAGTGACTTTCTCAATGTAGTTTACTTTGTATTGTTTATACTTGGGCTGTACCTTCTTTATAAAAGTAATGAAAAGGAGTCTCGTTTGATAAGGTTTTGTTATGCTATACTAATAGGTTTAGCATTTATTAGTATTATCGAAAAGGTATTTATTCTTGGTAAAAGTTTAATGGGCTCACTGACAATTGGCCCGCCTCCAGTAACATGGTATGTATATGTGCTTACTGATGTATTATTGCTTTTGGTGGTCTTTTATATGCTGTCTTACTATAACAGCTTAAAAGAACTGATTAAGAATACAGATGAGTATATAAATGATTTTAAAAAGTATTCATCAAGGGCGTATGCCAGTATGGGGCAAAGATTCTTTCACTATATTACGGATACCGTTATTTTCTTTATCTTAATTTATTTTAATTTTTTTAGTACCGCCCGGATATTCTTTTTCGATGATTATAATGAGGTAATGAATAATGAAACTACAATGACATTGGTTATGATGATAGTCCCAATAATATTGTTTTTTGGATATTATTTTTTCTTTGAGTTGTTTTTAGGAGCTACTCCAGCTAAGTTTTTAACAGAAACCAGGGTTATTTCAAGAAACCGGGAAGGGAAATTAAAGCCATTAAATATCCTTATACGATCTGTGTCGAGAAAGATTCCGTTCAATCCTTTGTCTTTTCTTTCCTCTGAAGAGGGGTACAAAAAAGGATCGAGAACACTTCAGGAAAATGATATGTACAGGGTAATAGGCTGGCACGATCAGTTATCCAATACGGTTGTTGCAAAGGAAGTGAATGATGGAATATCCGGTAAACGATATTTATGGATTCTGTTAATTGTTTTTTTAGCGTTAATAATTTATTTAGTGAAGGCTTTTGTAGATAGTGTTTATGGATTGTTCTAG
- a CDS encoding glutamate synthase subunit beta, with translation MGKLRGFLEFDKGYESNVAVEERVKNYKEFTEELPQEELEKQGARCMDCGIPFCHSGCPLGNLIPDFNDAVYKNNWEKALQILHSTNNFPEFTGRLCPAPCESACVLGIIKPSVSIELIEKYIVERGFKEGWIKPQPPANRTGKKVAVVGSGPAGLATAQQLNRAGHSVTVFERDAKAGGLLRYGIPDFKLEKSVIDRRLAILEAEGIAFKTNVHVGKNYDASQLKEFDAVVLCGGATQRRGLPIEGSDAKGVVQAMEFLKRNNEVVDGLAETTEALHAENKHVIVIGGGDTGSDCVGTSNRHGAKSVTNFEIMPRPAESRTDENPWPYWPFTLKTSSSHEEGCERNWSILTKEFVKDENGNLKGLKTTEVAWVKTPGQRPQLKEVEGTEKEWPCDMALLALGFTGPEKTLPEQLGLDTDARSNIKGNNYQTNVPNIFTAGDMRRGQSLIVWAISEGREAARHVDIYLTGSSELPSKEKGDLPTV, from the coding sequence ATGGGAAAACTAAGGGGATTTTTAGAATTTGACAAAGGATACGAAAGCAACGTTGCTGTTGAAGAACGTGTTAAAAACTATAAGGAATTCACTGAGGAACTTCCTCAGGAAGAACTGGAAAAACAGGGAGCCCGTTGTATGGACTGCGGCATTCCGTTTTGCCATAGCGGTTGTCCGCTTGGTAACCTGATACCTGATTTTAACGATGCGGTATACAAGAACAACTGGGAAAAAGCATTACAAATATTACACTCAACGAATAACTTCCCGGAGTTTACCGGCAGGCTATGCCCGGCCCCATGTGAGTCGGCTTGTGTTTTAGGTATCATCAAACCATCGGTTTCTATAGAACTTATTGAAAAATATATTGTTGAACGTGGTTTTAAAGAAGGCTGGATCAAACCTCAACCACCAGCAAACAGAACAGGAAAGAAAGTAGCTGTTGTTGGGTCCGGCCCTGCCGGCCTGGCTACCGCACAACAATTGAACCGTGCCGGACACAGCGTTACGGTTTTTGAAAGAGATGCAAAAGCAGGTGGACTACTACGTTATGGAATACCAGATTTTAAACTGGAGAAATCCGTTATCGACAGACGATTAGCAATCTTGGAAGCCGAAGGTATAGCGTTTAAAACCAATGTGCATGTAGGAAAAAATTACGATGCTTCACAACTAAAAGAGTTTGATGCTGTAGTATTATGTGGTGGCGCAACACAACGCAGAGGACTTCCAATTGAAGGAAGCGATGCTAAAGGTGTGGTACAAGCCATGGAGTTCTTAAAACGTAATAATGAAGTGGTAGACGGATTAGCAGAAACCACCGAGGCATTACATGCCGAAAACAAACACGTGATCGTTATCGGAGGTGGTGACACAGGATCTGACTGCGTCGGAACATCCAATCGTCATGGTGCCAAATCTGTTACCAATTTCGAGATTATGCCACGCCCGGCAGAAAGCAGAACAGATGAAAACCCCTGGCCTTACTGGCCATTTACCCTTAAAACAAGCTCTTCGCACGAAGAAGGTTGTGAGCGTAACTGGAGCATCTTAACCAAAGAATTTGTAAAAGATGAAAACGGAAACCTTAAAGGCTTAAAAACGACAGAAGTAGCATGGGTTAAAACTCCCGGACAGCGTCCACAACTAAAAGAAGTAGAAGGTACTGAAAAAGAATGGCCTTGCGATATGGCGCTGTTGGCTCTTGGATTTACAGGGCCGGAAAAGACCTTACCTGAGCAATTAGGATTGGACACCGATGCCAGATCCAATATCAAGGGGAATAACTATCAAACCAATGTACCGAACATCTTTACGGCCGGTGATATGCGCAGAGGTCAATCGCTGATAGTCTGGGCTATTTCTGAAGGGCGGGAAGCAGCAAGGCATGTAGACATCTATTTAACAGGATCATCCGAACTTCCATCAAAAGAAAAAGGAGATTTACCTACAGTATAG